A single window of Kitasatospora sp. HUAS MG31 DNA harbors:
- a CDS encoding MFS transporter → MRSYQELFRVPEFAALFVSGSLNVAAGTVSGLALATLVFDRTGSPLLAAVSMFGASFAQVIGAALLLSAADRLPPRRTMAALGPLYAAAALALAWPGLPVPLTLAVLVLTGLANSVGGAVRWGLISEIVPAEGFVLARSVLNISAGTVQILGNGCGVLLLGTVSPRGALVLAAGLYLAGALVVRCGLSRRPARVAGRPSVRETWRVNRVLLADPAVRCVYLALWVPNGLVVGVEALFVPYAGGSAGVLFMAGAGGMLAGDVLMGRFVPARYRAGLLTPVRLLLAVPMLLFWFRPGTVTGAALVAVATVGFSAGLLLQERLRALVPVELHGQALGLHGSGMLAMQAVGATLAGALAEYLPTGSAMAVMAAASTAVTLALAPGLRRPVPRPRPEVRAAAAARR, encoded by the coding sequence ATGCGAAGTTACCAAGAGCTCTTCCGGGTCCCGGAGTTCGCCGCCCTGTTCGTCTCGGGCTCGCTCAACGTCGCGGCGGGGACGGTGTCCGGGCTGGCGCTGGCCACCCTGGTCTTCGACCGGACGGGTTCGCCCCTGCTGGCGGCGGTGAGCATGTTCGGCGCCTCGTTCGCGCAGGTGATCGGTGCGGCCCTGCTGCTGTCGGCGGCGGACCGGCTGCCGCCGCGGCGGACGATGGCGGCCCTCGGCCCGCTGTACGCGGCGGCCGCGCTGGCGCTGGCCTGGCCGGGCCTGCCGGTCCCGCTGACGCTGGCCGTGCTGGTGCTGACCGGATTGGCCAACTCGGTGGGCGGCGCGGTCCGGTGGGGGCTGATCAGCGAGATCGTTCCGGCCGAGGGGTTCGTCCTGGCCCGCTCGGTGCTGAACATCAGCGCGGGCACGGTGCAGATCCTCGGGAACGGCTGCGGGGTGCTGCTGCTGGGGACGGTGTCGCCGCGGGGTGCCCTGGTGCTCGCGGCGGGGCTGTACCTGGCCGGGGCGCTGGTGGTGCGGTGCGGGCTGTCGCGGCGGCCGGCCCGGGTGGCCGGCCGGCCCTCGGTCCGGGAGACCTGGCGGGTCAACCGGGTGCTGCTGGCGGATCCCGCGGTGCGTTGCGTCTACCTGGCGCTGTGGGTGCCGAACGGCCTGGTGGTGGGCGTGGAGGCGCTGTTCGTGCCGTACGCGGGCGGCTCGGCCGGGGTGCTGTTCATGGCCGGTGCCGGCGGCATGCTGGCCGGGGACGTGCTGATGGGGAGGTTCGTGCCGGCCCGGTACCGGGCGGGGCTGCTGACGCCGGTCCGGCTGCTGCTGGCCGTGCCGATGCTGCTGTTCTGGTTCCGGCCGGGGACCGTGACGGGTGCGGCGCTGGTGGCGGTGGCGACGGTCGGGTTCAGCGCCGGCCTGCTGCTGCAGGAGCGGCTGCGGGCGCTGGTGCCGGTGGAACTGCACGGTCAGGCGCTCGGGCTGCACGGCTCGGGGATGCTGGCGATGCAGGCGGTCGGGGCGACCCTGGCGGGCGCGCTCGCCGAGTACCTGCCGACGGGATCGGCGATGGCGGTGATGGCGGCGGCCTCCACGGCGGTGACGCTGGCGCTGGCACCGGGACTGCGCCGCCCGGTGCCCCGGCCGCGCCCCGAGGTACGGGCCGCCGCCGCAGCCCGACGGTAG
- a CDS encoding winged helix-turn-helix domain-containing protein, translated as MGVWLIDADVLAGSRFTVSALAETVAALTTLSSERCEPWQRPWLATHLPAFRARLAEDPFNRCWLRAAAESRWTPDFVCPPPRRQDHRFADELARQRAVPVDTARADLETTWGGPLPCALDVPDPADRVADLVEWVWEHTVRSDWPRRRRIHQADIVSRIHRLGQDGWAATVRELCEPLEWLGDGRLRINDHQRPPRDLSGAELVFIPTSARRGWVCWDLPERYAIVYTAGGQLADAGHATAPGHATVPVPGSVPVPGSAQGGPAGEGAPEAVARLLGRTRADLLARLDPPKSTSQLAALTGLALGTVGDHLKVLLDARLATRRRAGASVLYYRTDLADRLLAPDRTGHPARASARQPARSPAR; from the coding sequence GTGGGCGTGTGGCTGATCGACGCGGACGTGCTCGCCGGCAGCCGGTTCACCGTCTCCGCGCTGGCCGAGACCGTCGCCGCCCTGACCACCCTCTCCTCGGAGCGATGCGAGCCGTGGCAGCGGCCCTGGCTGGCCACCCACCTGCCGGCCTTCCGCGCCCGGCTGGCCGAGGACCCGTTCAACCGCTGCTGGCTCCGCGCCGCCGCCGAGTCCCGCTGGACGCCCGACTTCGTCTGCCCCCCACCGCGCCGGCAGGACCACCGCTTCGCCGACGAGCTCGCCCGCCAGCGGGCCGTCCCCGTCGACACCGCCCGCGCCGATCTGGAGACCACCTGGGGCGGCCCGCTCCCCTGCGCCCTCGACGTCCCCGACCCGGCCGACCGGGTCGCGGACCTCGTGGAATGGGTCTGGGAGCACACCGTCCGGTCCGACTGGCCGCGCCGACGGCGGATCCACCAGGCCGACATCGTCAGCCGGATCCACCGCCTCGGCCAGGACGGCTGGGCGGCCACCGTCCGGGAGCTGTGCGAGCCCCTGGAGTGGCTCGGCGACGGCCGCCTGCGGATCAACGACCACCAGCGGCCGCCCCGCGACCTCTCCGGCGCCGAGCTGGTCTTCATTCCCACCAGCGCCCGCCGCGGCTGGGTCTGCTGGGACCTGCCCGAGCGCTACGCCATCGTCTACACCGCCGGCGGGCAGCTGGCGGACGCCGGCCACGCGACCGCCCCCGGCCACGCGACCGTTCCCGTTCCCGGGTCCGTTCCCGTTCCCGGGTCCGCGCAGGGCGGCCCTGCCGGGGAAGGGGCGCCCGAGGCCGTCGCCAGGCTGCTCGGCCGGACCCGGGCCGACCTGCTGGCCCGCCTCGATCCACCGAAGAGCACCAGCCAGCTCGCGGCCCTCACCGGACTGGCGCTGGGCACCGTCGGCGACCACCTGAAGGTGCTGCTGGACGCCCGTCTGGCCACCCGCCGCCGCGCCGGCGCCTCGGTCCTCTACTACCGGACGGACCTGGCCGACCGCCTGCTCGCGCCGGACCGTACCGGCCACCCGGCTCGTGCATCGGCTCGTCAGCCCGCTCGTTCGCCCGCCCGTTAG
- a CDS encoding SpoIIE family protein phosphatase, whose amino-acid sequence MVTARAAATFEPVGRSAAAARAFVRDALLGWGLPEVVDDAIVLVSELVTNAVVHAGTAAEVCCLREEESVRIEVTDRHPERDLPSFAHVSAASSDRYADPDGEGGRGLLMCSALSTSWGVEYSAGRKTVWFRLALPEHVPGTRYALPSLPGGELPGSAGPVRVAVAQIDDDGVVRSWNADAEALFRLPAEQVLGRPWADLAAWPQSVTGLGPTLDETLRLARWEGGFGLRRGDGGVAGVYGLQVRLRDSAGVPSTLCLLVDEQDRAVLRTPQHTADTPAAVQPLDLLVGQVAPDDLGSLLQGIVERARDLLDADAAYLMLTSEDETEFEVRAATGLSGAGRRFTRLPIESGGRFDSARLPAVHEDLTGRPHAAPLLSDTGLRSLITVPLKVEGRLTGSLGVAAAGPGRYDNEDALRLQFAADRIALALESARLTELERSRRGSLSFLVEASELLAGTLEHEQTLALMAQMAVPTLASWCAVYTTAESAAGAELAFVLHEDEDRIDPLRAILDKTPAPDAAPSPAARPWPAPADTARALGLPESPELAGLLGETLVLPLSARNRVIGLLVLGAAAGVRFRQEILELGADLARRAALALDNSRLYSERTATSQAFQRALLPPELPKIPGVEVEVFYQAAGEGNEVGGDFYDIFPIREGTYGFAIGDVCGTGPEAASVTGLARHSLRLLAREGLSAPQVLSRLNAAILDQGARARFLTLLYGELTPRPDGSTTLSLVCAGHPLPLRLRTDGQVDQAASPQPLLGVMDELDLTAEELVLAPGEVLLCVTDGVTERREGSRMLGDDGLAEVLTGCTGLTAGAVAARVQRAVERFAPEPPSDDMAILTLRIPTQRTH is encoded by the coding sequence GTGGTCACCGCGCGCGCAGCCGCCACCTTCGAACCGGTCGGCCGTTCGGCCGCCGCCGCGCGCGCCTTCGTGCGCGACGCCCTGCTCGGCTGGGGCCTGCCCGAGGTCGTCGACGACGCGATCGTGCTGGTCAGCGAACTCGTCACCAACGCCGTCGTGCACGCCGGCACCGCCGCCGAGGTGTGCTGCCTGCGCGAGGAGGAGAGCGTCCGGATCGAGGTGACCGACCGCCACCCCGAACGCGACCTGCCCTCCTTCGCCCACGTCTCCGCCGCCTCCTCCGACCGGTACGCCGATCCGGACGGCGAGGGCGGCCGCGGGCTGCTGATGTGCTCGGCGCTGTCCACCTCCTGGGGCGTGGAGTACTCCGCCGGGCGCAAGACCGTCTGGTTCCGGCTCGCCCTGCCCGAGCACGTGCCGGGCACCCGGTACGCGCTGCCCAGCCTCCCCGGCGGCGAACTGCCCGGCTCGGCCGGACCGGTCCGGGTCGCCGTCGCCCAGATCGACGACGACGGCGTGGTCCGGTCCTGGAACGCCGACGCCGAGGCGCTCTTCCGGCTCCCCGCCGAGCAGGTCCTCGGCCGCCCCTGGGCCGACCTCGCCGCCTGGCCGCAGTCCGTCACGGGCCTCGGCCCGACCCTCGACGAGACGCTCCGGCTGGCCCGCTGGGAGGGCGGCTTCGGCCTCCGCCGCGGCGACGGCGGCGTGGCCGGGGTGTACGGCCTGCAGGTCCGGCTGCGCGACAGCGCCGGCGTGCCCAGCACGCTCTGTCTGCTGGTCGACGAGCAGGACCGCGCCGTCCTGCGCACCCCGCAGCACACCGCCGACACCCCCGCCGCCGTACAGCCGCTCGACCTGCTGGTCGGCCAGGTCGCCCCGGACGACCTCGGCTCGCTGCTCCAGGGCATCGTCGAGCGCGCCCGCGACCTGCTCGACGCCGACGCCGCCTACCTGATGCTCACCTCCGAGGACGAGACCGAGTTCGAGGTCCGCGCCGCCACCGGCCTGTCCGGGGCCGGACGCCGCTTCACCCGGCTGCCGATCGAGTCCGGAGGCCGCTTCGACTCCGCCCGGCTGCCCGCCGTCCACGAGGACCTCACCGGCCGCCCGCACGCCGCCCCGCTGCTCTCCGACACCGGCCTGCGCTCGCTGATCACCGTGCCGCTCAAGGTCGAGGGCCGGCTGACCGGTTCGCTCGGCGTCGCCGCCGCCGGCCCCGGCCGCTACGACAACGAGGACGCGCTGCGCCTGCAGTTCGCCGCCGACCGGATCGCGCTGGCCCTGGAGAGCGCCCGCCTCACCGAGCTGGAGCGGTCGAGACGGGGTTCGCTGTCCTTCCTGGTCGAGGCCTCCGAGTTGCTCGCCGGCACCCTGGAACACGAGCAGACGCTGGCCCTGATGGCCCAGATGGCCGTGCCCACCCTGGCCTCCTGGTGCGCCGTCTACACCACCGCCGAGTCCGCCGCCGGCGCCGAACTCGCCTTCGTGCTGCACGAGGACGAGGACCGGATCGACCCGCTGCGGGCGATCCTCGACAAGACCCCCGCCCCGGACGCCGCGCCCTCCCCCGCCGCCCGGCCGTGGCCGGCCCCGGCCGACACCGCGCGCGCCCTCGGCCTGCCCGAGAGTCCCGAACTCGCTGGCCTGCTCGGCGAGACGCTGGTGCTGCCACTGTCCGCCCGCAACCGGGTGATCGGCCTGCTGGTGCTCGGCGCGGCCGCCGGCGTCCGGTTCCGCCAGGAGATCCTGGAGCTCGGCGCGGACCTCGCCCGCCGGGCGGCCCTGGCACTCGACAACTCCCGGCTGTACTCCGAGCGCACCGCCACCAGCCAGGCCTTCCAACGCGCCCTGCTGCCACCCGAGTTGCCCAAGATCCCGGGCGTGGAGGTGGAGGTCTTCTACCAGGCGGCCGGCGAGGGCAACGAGGTCGGCGGCGACTTCTACGACATCTTCCCGATCCGCGAGGGCACCTACGGCTTCGCCATCGGCGACGTCTGCGGCACCGGCCCCGAGGCCGCCTCGGTCACCGGCCTCGCCCGCCACTCGCTGCGACTGCTCGCCCGCGAGGGCCTCAGCGCCCCGCAGGTGCTCAGCCGGCTCAACGCGGCCATCCTCGACCAGGGCGCCCGGGCCCGCTTCCTCACCCTGCTCTACGGCGAGTTGACCCCCCGCCCGGACGGCTCCACCACGCTCTCCCTGGTCTGCGCCGGCCACCCGCTGCCGCTCCGGCTGCGCACCGACGGCCAGGTCGACCAGGCCGCCTCACCCCAGCCGCTGCTCGGCGTGATGGACGAACTCGACCTGACCGCCGAGGAGTTGGTCCTCGCACCGGGTGAGGTGCTGCTCTGCGTCACCGACGGCGTCACCGAACGCCGCGAGGGCAGCCGGATGCTCGGCGACGACGGCCTGGCCGAGGTGCTCACCGGCTGCACCGGTCTGACCGCCGGAGCGGTGGCCGCCCGCGTCCAGCGCGCCGTGGAGCGCTTCGCCCCCGAGCCGCCCTCCGACGACATGGCGATCCTGACGCTGCGCATCCCCACCCAGCGCACCCACTGA
- a CDS encoding HAMP domain-containing protein, translating into MTSAAPRGGRSASPSRGAAGRRANTHRGAEPAELRKVLAALTAMRDGNFRRRLAFPGDGPLAEIAAVFNEVAERNQHLTGELARVRRAVGREGRLSERLESGVGEGAWMAAVDNCNALIDDLARPMAEVGRVLTSIAEGDLDQRMELRSVHTTGASYPLRGEFLKVGRTVNGLVDQLSEFTDEVTRVAIEVGTEGKLGGQARVRSVSGSWKDLADSVNTMAGRLTAQVRNIAEVTTAVAKGDLSRKVTVDVAGEMLELKNTVNTMVDQLNSFAAQVTRVARDVGTEGRLGGQAQVPGVAGVWRDLTDSVNFMANNLTAQVRNIAEVTTAVAKGDLSRKIEVDARGEIQELKNTINTMVDQLSGFAEQVTRVARAVGTEGILGGQAQVPGVAGVWKDLTENVNSMANNLTSQVRNIAQVTTAVAKGDLSQKIQVDARGEILELKNTINTMVDQLGAFADEVTRVARDVGTEGILGGQASVPGVSGTWKDLTNSVNLMANNLTSQVRNIAEVTTAVARGDVSKKITVDAKGEIRELVTTVNTMVDQLSAFADEVTRVAREVGTEGILGGQARVSGVSGIWRDLTDNVNFMASNLTSQVRNIAEVASAVASGDLSKKITIEAQGEVKALASTLNTMVDQLSAFAVEVTRVAREVGTDGTLGGQASVPGVAGIWKDLTDNVNLMANNLTGQVRNIALVITAVARGDLSQKIDVDARGEILELKTSINTMVDQLGAFADEVTRVAREVGTDGRLGGQARVPGVAGRWQDLTESVNELANNLTRQVRAIAQVATAVTRGDLSPRIDVDASGELDELKDNINQMIANLRETTRTNKDQDWLKTNLARMSGLLQGRRDLEAVASLIMTELTPVVSAQHGAFFLAQPAGRSAELITEDDDETDTVLRLIGSYGYNRRTMPTTFRPGEGLIGQAAVEKRSIIVRETPPGYLKIGSGMGEAAPAHLVVLPVLFEDRLLGVIELATFGAFTTVALDFLNQIADLIGVTVNTISVNTKTEGLLLESQRLTAELSMRSAELEARQEELERTNEELQEKAEQLAQQNRDIEIKNSEIEEARQILEERAEQLALASRYKSEFLANMSHELRTPLNSLLILAKLLSDNNEGNLSAKQVEFAETIHGAGSDLLQLINDILDLSKVEAGKMDVRPARIALVQLVDYVEAAFRPLTVDKNLDFAVRVSPDLPVTLHTDEQRLQQVLRNLLSNAVKFTDSGAVELLIRPTSDGGVPQHVRELLLEAEAICDPDEPLIAFSVSDTGIGIPGNKLREIFEAFKQADGGTSRKYGGTGLGLSISREIARLLGGEIHVESELGRGSTFTLYLPLRSDAPGTAPERGSAPPVRALAPAAVPAALPALVLDPPAEVRTPAEHWAQEVRELAEERRRGAAERRRRSPVPEALPRQPVEPSAGRPTAAAGRFDGERVLIVDDDIRNVFALTSVLEQHGLTVLYAENGREGIEVLEQHEDVALVLMDIMMPEMDGYATTEAIRRMPQFAGLPIIALTAKAMKGDREKSLEAGATDHVTKPVEIDHLLAVMRQWLGVG; encoded by the coding sequence ATGACCTCCGCCGCCCCGCGCGGCGGCCGGTCGGCCTCGCCGTCGCGCGGCGCGGCCGGCCGGCGGGCCAACACGCACCGCGGTGCCGAGCCGGCCGAGCTGCGGAAGGTGCTGGCCGCGCTCACGGCGATGCGGGACGGCAACTTCCGCCGCCGGCTGGCCTTCCCGGGGGACGGCCCGCTGGCGGAGATCGCCGCGGTGTTCAACGAGGTGGCCGAGCGCAACCAGCACCTGACCGGCGAACTGGCGCGGGTGCGACGGGCGGTGGGCCGTGAGGGCCGGCTCTCGGAGCGGCTGGAGTCGGGGGTCGGCGAGGGCGCCTGGATGGCGGCGGTCGACAACTGCAACGCGCTGATCGACGACCTGGCCCGGCCGATGGCCGAGGTGGGCCGGGTGCTGACCTCGATCGCCGAGGGCGACCTGGACCAGCGGATGGAGCTGCGCTCGGTGCACACCACCGGGGCGAGCTACCCGCTGCGCGGCGAGTTCCTCAAGGTCGGCCGGACGGTGAACGGGCTGGTCGACCAGCTCTCGGAGTTCACCGACGAGGTGACCCGGGTGGCGATCGAGGTGGGCACCGAGGGCAAGCTCGGCGGCCAGGCCCGGGTGCGCAGCGTCTCCGGCAGCTGGAAGGACCTCGCGGACTCGGTCAACACCATGGCGGGCCGGCTCACCGCGCAGGTGCGCAACATCGCCGAGGTGACCACGGCGGTGGCCAAGGGCGACCTGTCGCGCAAGGTCACGGTGGACGTGGCCGGCGAGATGCTGGAGCTGAAGAACACCGTGAACACCATGGTGGACCAGCTCAACTCCTTCGCCGCGCAGGTGACCCGGGTGGCCCGTGACGTGGGCACCGAGGGCCGCCTGGGCGGTCAGGCGCAGGTGCCGGGCGTGGCCGGGGTGTGGCGCGACCTCACCGACTCGGTGAACTTCATGGCCAACAACCTGACGGCGCAGGTGCGCAACATCGCCGAGGTGACCACGGCGGTGGCCAAGGGCGACCTGTCGCGGAAGATCGAGGTCGACGCCCGGGGCGAGATCCAGGAGCTGAAGAACACCATCAACACGATGGTGGACCAGCTCTCCGGGTTCGCCGAGCAGGTGACCCGGGTGGCCCGAGCGGTGGGGACGGAGGGCATCCTCGGCGGTCAGGCGCAGGTGCCGGGCGTGGCCGGGGTCTGGAAGGACCTCACCGAGAACGTCAACTCGATGGCGAACAACCTCACCAGTCAGGTCCGCAACATCGCCCAGGTGACCACCGCGGTGGCCAAGGGCGACCTGTCGCAGAAGATCCAGGTGGACGCCCGCGGCGAGATCCTGGAGCTGAAGAACACCATCAACACCATGGTCGACCAGCTCGGTGCCTTCGCCGACGAGGTCACCCGGGTGGCCCGGGACGTGGGCACCGAGGGCATCCTGGGCGGCCAGGCCAGTGTGCCGGGGGTCTCCGGCACCTGGAAGGACCTGACCAACAGCGTCAACCTGATGGCCAACAACCTGACCAGCCAGGTCCGCAACATCGCCGAGGTGACCACGGCGGTGGCCCGCGGCGACGTCTCCAAGAAGATCACCGTCGACGCCAAGGGCGAGATCCGCGAGCTGGTCACCACCGTCAACACGATGGTCGACCAGCTGTCGGCGTTCGCGGACGAGGTGACCCGGGTGGCCCGCGAGGTGGGCACCGAGGGCATCCTCGGCGGCCAGGCCCGGGTGAGCGGGGTCTCCGGCATCTGGCGGGACCTGACCGACAACGTGAACTTCATGGCGTCCAACCTGACCAGCCAGGTGCGTAACATCGCCGAGGTCGCCTCCGCGGTGGCCAGCGGCGACCTGTCCAAGAAGATCACCATCGAGGCGCAGGGCGAGGTCAAGGCGCTCGCCAGCACTCTTAACACCATGGTCGACCAGCTGTCGGCGTTCGCCGTCGAGGTGACCCGGGTGGCCCGCGAGGTGGGCACCGACGGCACCCTGGGCGGCCAGGCCTCGGTGCCGGGCGTGGCCGGCATCTGGAAGGACCTGACCGACAACGTCAACCTGATGGCCAACAACCTCACCGGCCAGGTCCGCAACATCGCCCTGGTCATCACGGCGGTGGCCCGCGGTGACCTGTCGCAGAAGATCGACGTGGACGCCCGGGGCGAGATCCTGGAGCTCAAGACCAGCATCAACACCATGGTCGACCAGCTCGGCGCGTTCGCCGACGAGGTGACCCGCGTCGCGCGCGAGGTGGGCACCGACGGCCGGCTCGGCGGCCAGGCCCGGGTGCCGGGCGTGGCCGGCCGCTGGCAGGACCTCACCGAGTCGGTGAACGAGCTGGCGAACAACCTGACCCGGCAGGTGCGCGCGATCGCCCAGGTGGCCACGGCGGTGACCCGCGGGGACCTCAGCCCGCGGATCGACGTGGACGCGTCCGGCGAGCTCGACGAGCTCAAGGACAACATCAACCAGATGATCGCCAACCTGCGCGAGACCACCCGGACCAACAAGGACCAGGACTGGCTGAAGACCAACCTGGCCCGGATGTCCGGTCTGCTGCAGGGCCGGCGCGACCTGGAGGCGGTGGCCTCGCTGATCATGACCGAGCTCACCCCGGTGGTCTCGGCCCAGCACGGCGCCTTCTTCCTCGCCCAGCCGGCCGGCCGCTCCGCCGAGCTGATCACCGAGGACGACGACGAGACCGACACCGTGCTCCGGCTGATCGGCTCGTACGGCTACAACCGCCGCACCATGCCGACCACCTTCCGGCCCGGCGAGGGCCTGATCGGCCAGGCGGCGGTGGAGAAGCGGTCGATCATCGTCAGGGAGACCCCGCCCGGGTACCTGAAGATCGGCTCCGGCATGGGCGAGGCCGCCCCGGCGCACCTGGTGGTGCTGCCGGTGCTGTTCGAGGACCGGCTGCTCGGCGTGATCGAGCTGGCCACCTTCGGCGCGTTCACCACCGTGGCGCTGGACTTCCTCAACCAGATCGCCGACCTGATCGGTGTGACCGTCAACACCATCAGCGTCAACACCAAGACCGAGGGCCTGCTGCTGGAGTCCCAGCGGCTGACCGCCGAGCTCTCGATGCGCTCGGCCGAGCTGGAGGCCCGCCAGGAGGAGCTGGAGCGCACCAACGAGGAGCTCCAGGAGAAGGCCGAGCAGCTCGCCCAGCAGAACCGCGACATCGAGATCAAGAACAGCGAGATCGAGGAGGCCCGGCAGATCCTGGAGGAACGCGCCGAGCAGCTCGCGCTGGCCTCCCGCTACAAGAGCGAGTTCCTCGCCAACATGTCGCACGAGCTGCGCACCCCGCTCAACTCGCTGCTGATCCTGGCCAAGCTGCTCTCCGACAACAACGAGGGCAACCTCTCCGCCAAGCAGGTCGAGTTCGCCGAGACCATCCACGGCGCCGGATCCGACCTGCTCCAGCTGATCAACGACATCCTCGACCTCTCCAAGGTCGAGGCCGGCAAGATGGACGTCCGCCCGGCCCGGATCGCCCTGGTCCAGCTGGTCGACTACGTGGAGGCCGCGTTCCGGCCGCTCACCGTGGACAAGAACCTGGACTTCGCCGTCCGGGTCTCGCCCGACCTGCCGGTGACCCTGCACACCGACGAGCAGCGCCTCCAGCAGGTGCTGCGCAACCTGCTCTCCAACGCGGTGAAGTTCACCGACTCCGGCGCGGTGGAGCTGCTGATCCGCCCCACCTCCGACGGCGGGGTGCCGCAGCACGTCCGCGAGCTGCTGCTGGAGGCCGAGGCGATCTGTGACCCGGACGAGCCGCTGATCGCCTTCTCGGTCTCGGACACCGGCATCGGCATCCCCGGCAACAAGCTGCGGGAGATCTTCGAGGCGTTCAAGCAGGCCGACGGCGGCACCAGCCGCAAGTACGGCGGTACCGGCCTCGGCCTGTCGATCAGCCGGGAGATCGCCCGCCTGCTCGGCGGCGAGATCCACGTCGAGAGCGAGCTGGGCCGGGGCTCGACCTTCACCCTGTACCTGCCGCTGCGCAGCGACGCGCCGGGTACGGCGCCCGAGCGCGGCAGCGCGCCCCCGGTGCGCGCCCTCGCTCCCGCCGCCGTCCCGGCCGCCCTGCCGGCCCTGGTGCTCGACCCGCCGGCCGAGGTGCGCACCCCCGCCGAGCACTGGGCGCAGGAGGTCCGCGAGCTGGCCGAGGAACGCCGCCGCGGGGCCGCCGAGCGCCGCCGCCGCAGCCCCGTCCCGGAGGCGCTGCCCCGCCAGCCCGTCGAGCCCTCGGCCGGCCGGCCCACCGCCGCGGCCGGACGGTTCGACGGCGAGCGGGTCCTGATCGTGGACGACGACATCCGCAACGTCTTCGCCCTGACCAGCGTGCTGGAGCAGCACGGCCTGACCGTGCTGTACGCGGAGAACGGGCGCGAGGGCATCGAGGTGCTGGAGCAGCACGAGGACGTGGCCCTGGTCCTGATGGACATCATGATGCCGGAGATGGACGGCTACGCCACGACCGAGGCGATCCGCCGGATGCCGCAGTTCGCCGGGCTGCCGATCATCGCGCTCACCGCCAAGGCGATGAAGGGCGACCGCGAGAAGTCCCTGGAGGCAGGCGCCACCGACCACGTCACCAAGCCGGTCGAGATCGACCACCTGCTGGCGGTCATGCGCCAGTGGCTGGGGGTCGGATAG
- a CDS encoding phosphatase PAP2 family protein, producing the protein MQNLTLTWQTSAVASVVLYGSAFAVSRSGRRPVVRAALREAGTLLALFSLWQVVGHLSVMSADHALDRAEWIHRTELRLGLPDEASWQRAAEPYPWLVQGANYYYATMHFGVMLALLLWLFVRHRARYAWVRTTVVLTTLACLLIQFIPVAPPRMLPDSGFVDVAAQYGQSVYGGAVAGVVADQLSAMPSVHVAWCVIVAVAVIKVARGRWRWLALAHPVLTVWVVVVTANHFWADGLVAVGLLLVVYLVQYAASGWRQADLAVPETKRSQEQGAAPEEAPGPSPSPAHAEAVAEPAFRPQQPRAVAGATRMSKALEVPEGSRSGPPGRPAG; encoded by the coding sequence ATGCAGAACCTGACGCTGACCTGGCAGACCTCGGCGGTCGCCTCCGTCGTGCTGTACGGCTCGGCGTTCGCGGTCAGCCGGTCCGGGCGGCGCCCGGTGGTGCGGGCCGCGCTGCGGGAGGCGGGCACGCTGCTGGCGCTGTTCAGCCTGTGGCAGGTGGTCGGGCACCTGTCGGTGATGAGTGCCGATCACGCCCTCGACCGGGCGGAGTGGATCCACCGGACCGAGCTGAGGCTGGGGCTGCCCGACGAGGCGTCCTGGCAGCGGGCGGCGGAGCCGTATCCGTGGCTGGTCCAGGGGGCCAACTACTACTACGCGACCATGCACTTCGGTGTGATGCTGGCGCTGCTGCTGTGGCTGTTCGTCCGGCACCGGGCGCGGTACGCGTGGGTGCGGACGACCGTGGTGCTGACGACCCTGGCCTGTCTGTTGATCCAGTTCATCCCGGTCGCGCCGCCGCGGATGCTTCCGGACAGCGGATTCGTGGACGTGGCCGCGCAGTACGGGCAGTCGGTGTACGGCGGTGCGGTGGCCGGGGTGGTCGCGGACCAGCTGTCGGCGATGCCGTCGGTCCACGTGGCCTGGTGCGTCATCGTCGCGGTCGCGGTCATCAAGGTCGCGCGGGGGCGGTGGCGCTGGCTGGCGCTGGCCCATCCGGTGCTGACCGTGTGGGTCGTGGTGGTCACCGCCAACCACTTCTGGGCGGACGGGCTGGTCGCGGTCGGGCTGCTGCTGGTGGTGTACCTGGTGCAGTACGCGGCCTCCGGCTGGCGGCAGGCGGACCTGGCGGTACCGGAGACGAAGCGTTCCCAGGAGCAGGGGGCCGCCCCCGAGGAGGCCCCCGGTCCGTCGCCGTCCCCGGCGCACGCCGAGGCGGTGGCCGAGCCCGCCTTCCGCCCCCAGCAGCCCCGCGCCGTCGCCGGGGCGACCCGGATGAGCAAGGCGCTGGAGGTGCCGGAGGGCAGCCGGAGCGGTCCCCCTGGCAGGCCCGCGGGCTAA
- a CDS encoding acetate uptake transporter: MSNDASGANARPAGADAGPLGYLALGLTLLAYGLLGTGVLSGTSSGGAASLAHLVGGLTLFLAGLWQFRGGDRFSATAFTSLGAFWATWSAAEAGSKNTAGVFLLLWALLALTLTAAGWGGGLLSRAVYGLLTVSLLLSAVATFNDSSGLGKLAGWVAAASGLAAWYWATASLTDGRWGRVALPVK; encoded by the coding sequence GTGAGCAACGATGCTTCCGGGGCGAACGCCCGACCCGCAGGAGCCGACGCGGGTCCCCTCGGATACCTGGCACTCGGCCTGACCCTCCTCGCCTACGGCCTGCTCGGCACCGGTGTGCTCAGCGGCACCAGCAGCGGCGGCGCCGCCTCGCTCGCCCACCTGGTCGGTGGGCTCACCCTCTTCCTGGCCGGACTCTGGCAGTTCCGCGGCGGCGACCGCTTCAGCGCCACCGCCTTCACCAGCCTGGGCGCCTTCTGGGCGACCTGGTCGGCCGCGGAGGCCGGGAGCAAGAACACCGCCGGTGTGTTCCTGCTGCTGTGGGCGCTGCTGGCGCTCACCCTGACGGCGGCCGGCTGGGGCGGCGGCCTGCTCAGCCGCGCCGTGTACGGCCTGCTGACGGTCTCGCTGCTGCTCAGCGCCGTCGCCACCTTCAACGACAGCAGCGGCCTGGGCAAGCTCGCCGGCTGGGTGGCCGCGGCCTCCGGCCTCGCCGCCTGGTACTGGGCCACCGCCTCGCTGACCGACGGCCGCTGGGGCCGGGTGGCGCTGCCGGTCAAGTGA